A section of the Chryseobacterium ginsenosidimutans genome encodes:
- the ccsA gene encoding cytochrome c biogenesis protein CcsA, with protein sequence MKKLQDILISTRTMAVLLLVFAFSMAYATFLENDYGTPTAKALIYEAWWFELIMLLLILNFIGNIGRYRLWKREKWPVLVFHLAFVLIFIGGAITRYISFEGTMHIREGETSNEIVTDKNFFKVQIEEKGDILNYQDIPYLMSPLHKDFNATYDFHGKELKVVAKDYVQRKKDSLVAEPNGTEYLHLVSTGNTGRQNIYIKPGETKSVNGTLVTFNRAIEGAVEFKNEGGKLMIKTPVDASYMTMATQATGNTVKNEFQPLALRSLYSINELKLVVPEGLKKGRLIAIEGDRKKDQAVPDVLTVEIQGPKTKQLVDLSVEKGNPNAYKQVTMDGLNIMVGFGPKIYNTPFALKLEDFVMETYPGSTSPSAYESHIKIIDGGKQTPFKIYMNHVLNHGGYRFFQSSFDPDRMGTVLSVNHDYWGTLISYIGYTLLFGGLFFIFFWKGTHFWKLNKMLKDVNKKRAASIILLLLSLGLNAQKIETHGTTDGSREHIHVEGEAHNHAPEATQAQQPQQNSLAAPLAKMKSISPDEIIARNKISKEHADKFGYLLVQNFEGRIVPINTEALDVLRKLYKKDEFKGTDGKSLTANQWFLSINTDTPSWTMVPMIKVGTKGGDELKNKTKADDEGYTSLMNLFPADANGNLTYILEHDYNTAFRKKPSEQTNYDKEVISVNERVQIFNEFFSGQFMRIVPVKNDANHTWHSWLDQKMEPDMESQQVMGPYFAEVLVAQQNGDWKRADAELEKLSNYQQKWGKAVVPSKSKVELEVFMNKVNLNFKLLIFYTLIGGLLLILGFVELFKPKKILNKIIKVIVVLGVFGYLFHFLGLVARWYISGHAPWSNGYEAIIFISWVGITAGLILYRNSNALIPAAGFMVAVIMMGFAHGGSALDPQITPLVPVLKSYWLIVHVAIITSSYGFFALSMIIAVLSLVFYIISNKETYKIHHDTTLKELVIVSEMSLTIGLFALTVGNFLGGIWANESWGRYWSWDPKETWAFISIMVYAFVLHMRLVPGLRSKWAFHVATMFAFCSMVMTYFGVNYYLSGLHSYAAGDPVPVPAWVYIGLGTMALLAAASYFKFKILNKK encoded by the coding sequence ATGAAGAAGCTCCAGGATATTCTTATCTCAACCAGAACGATGGCTGTATTGTTACTGGTATTTGCATTTTCGATGGCATATGCCACGTTCTTAGAAAACGACTACGGAACTCCAACAGCAAAAGCGTTAATTTATGAGGCATGGTGGTTTGAATTAATCATGCTTCTGCTTATTCTTAATTTCATAGGAAATATCGGAAGATACAGACTTTGGAAAAGAGAAAAATGGCCGGTTTTAGTTTTTCACCTTGCATTTGTATTGATTTTTATTGGTGGTGCAATCACAAGATACATCAGTTTTGAAGGAACAATGCACATCAGAGAAGGAGAAACGTCTAACGAAATTGTAACCGACAAAAATTTCTTTAAAGTTCAGATTGAAGAAAAAGGAGATATCCTTAATTATCAGGATATTCCTTATTTAATGTCTCCTTTGCACAAAGATTTCAACGCAACTTACGATTTCCACGGGAAAGAGTTGAAAGTTGTTGCTAAAGATTATGTTCAGAGAAAAAAAGACAGTTTAGTTGCTGAACCGAACGGAACAGAATATCTTCATCTGGTTTCCACCGGAAACACAGGAAGACAGAATATCTACATCAAACCGGGCGAAACAAAATCTGTTAACGGTACTTTGGTAACATTCAACAGAGCGATTGAAGGAGCGGTAGAATTCAAAAATGAAGGTGGAAAATTAATGATAAAAACTCCTGTTGATGCATCTTATATGACGATGGCAACTCAGGCTACAGGAAACACTGTTAAAAATGAATTCCAGCCTTTGGCTTTAAGAAGTTTATATTCAATTAATGAACTGAAATTAGTTGTTCCTGAAGGTCTTAAAAAAGGTAGATTAATAGCAATTGAAGGCGACAGAAAGAAAGATCAGGCTGTTCCTGATGTATTGACTGTTGAAATTCAGGGACCAAAAACTAAGCAGTTGGTCGATCTTTCGGTTGAAAAAGGAAATCCGAATGCGTACAAGCAGGTAACAATGGATGGTTTGAACATCATGGTTGGTTTCGGCCCTAAAATTTACAATACACCTTTCGCACTTAAACTGGAGGATTTCGTAATGGAAACTTATCCGGGAAGTACCTCTCCAAGTGCTTATGAAAGTCACATTAAAATCATTGACGGAGGAAAACAGACTCCTTTTAAAATCTATATGAATCACGTTCTTAATCATGGAGGTTACCGTTTCTTCCAGTCAAGTTTTGATCCGGACAGAATGGGAACAGTACTGTCTGTAAACCATGATTATTGGGGAACTTTAATTTCTTATATCGGCTACACATTATTGTTTGGAGGATTGTTCTTTATCTTCTTCTGGAAAGGAACTCACTTCTGGAAATTAAATAAAATGTTGAAAGACGTTAATAAGAAAAGAGCAGCAAGTATCATTTTATTATTATTAAGTTTAGGCTTAAATGCTCAGAAAATTGAAACTCACGGAACAACAGACGGAAGCAGAGAACATATTCATGTAGAAGGTGAGGCTCACAATCATGCTCCGGAAGCGACTCAAGCTCAACAACCGCAACAAAATTCTTTGGCGGCTCCGTTAGCAAAAATGAAGTCTATTTCTCCGGATGAAATTATTGCGAGAAATAAAATCAGTAAAGAGCACGCAGATAAATTTGGATATCTTTTGGTTCAGAACTTCGAAGGAAGAATTGTTCCTATTAATACTGAAGCTTTAGATGTTTTAAGAAAATTATACAAAAAAGACGAGTTTAAAGGAACAGACGGAAAGTCTTTAACAGCAAACCAGTGGTTTCTTTCAATCAACACAGATACACCAAGCTGGACGATGGTTCCAATGATTAAGGTCGGAACGAAAGGAGGCGATGAGTTAAAGAATAAGACAAAAGCAGACGATGAAGGCTACACTTCTCTGATGAATCTTTTCCCTGCTGATGCCAACGGAAATCTAACTTATATATTAGAACATGATTATAATACTGCATTCCGTAAAAAACCTTCCGAACAGACGAATTATGACAAGGAAGTAATTTCTGTAAACGAAAGAGTTCAGATTTTTAATGAATTTTTCAGCGGTCAGTTTATGAGAATTGTTCCTGTAAAAAATGATGCTAATCACACTTGGCATTCTTGGCTGGATCAAAAAATGGAACCGGATATGGAATCTCAGCAAGTGATGGGTCCTTATTTCGCAGAAGTTTTAGTTGCTCAGCAAAATGGTGACTGGAAAAGAGCAGATGCAGAATTGGAAAAACTTTCAAATTATCAGCAAAAGTGGGGTAAGGCAGTTGTGCCTTCAAAATCTAAAGTTGAGCTTGAGGTTTTCATGAATAAAGTAAATCTTAACTTCAAATTATTAATTTTCTATACATTAATCGGAGGATTATTATTGATTTTAGGTTTTGTAGAATTATTTAAGCCTAAGAAAATCTTAAATAAAATAATTAAAGTTATTGTTGTTCTTGGTGTTTTCGGATATTTATTCCATTTTCTTGGATTGGTTGCAAGATGGTATATTTCAGGGCACGCCCCTTGGAGTAACGGTTACGAAGCGATTATCTTTATCTCTTGGGTAGGTATTACAGCCGGGTTAATTTTATACAGAAATTCAAATGCACTAATCCCTGCTGCCGGATTTATGGTTGCCGTAATTATGATGGGATTTGCCCACGGAGGTTCAGCGCTTGATCCACAGATTACGCCGCTTGTTCCCGTATTGAAATCATATTGGTTGATCGTTCACGTAGCTATTATTACTTCGAGTTACGGTTTCTTTGCCCTCTCAATGATTATTGCGGTGTTAAGTTTGGTATTCTATATTATTTCAAATAAAGAAACGTACAAAATTCACCACGATACTACATTAAAGGAACTGGTAATTGTTTCTGAAATGTCTTTAACAATCGGTTTATTTGCATTAACCGTTGGAAACTTCTTAGGAGGAATCTGGGCAAACGAATCTTGGGGAAGATACTGGAGCTGGGATCCAAAAGAAACATGGGCATTCATCTCAATCATGGTTTACGCATTTGTATTGCATATGAGATTGGTTCCGGGATTAAGAAGCAAATGGGCATTCCACGTAGCAACAATGTTTGCATTTTGTTCGATGGTAATGACATATTTCGGAGTAAATTATTACTTAAGCGGGCTTCACTCTTACGCAGCAGGAGATCCGGTTCCGGTTCCGGCTTGGGTATATATCGGACTTGGAACAATGGCACTTTTAGCAGCCGCTTCTTATTTTAAATTTAAAATTTTGAACAAAAAATAG
- a CDS encoding SPFH domain-containing protein, which produces MEKVLKPMSGYLALIICLVLFLASVYLFITGTGSENITNIVLAAVCFIAFFFFIKGLMIIQPNHSRVLNFFGRYVGTVKDNGLFFINPLYSSQKMSLRSENLQGQTLKVNDKMGNPIEIAVVMVWKVGDTYKAAFDVERYSDFVKMQSEAAVRHLAMSFPYDNLEDDHAPITLREGGDKINSILEQELTDRLSKAGITIQEARISHLAYASEIAGAMLQRQQATAIVAARTKIVEGAVGMVDLALKKLSEGNIVELDDERKAAMVSNLMVVLCGEKAAQPILNAGTLYN; this is translated from the coding sequence ATGGAAAAAGTTTTAAAACCAATGTCAGGCTATCTTGCTTTAATTATTTGTTTAGTCCTGTTTCTTGCATCTGTCTATTTATTTATCACAGGAACAGGCAGTGAAAATATTACCAATATCGTGTTGGCAGCAGTATGCTTTATTGCATTTTTCTTTTTTATTAAAGGCTTAATGATTATTCAGCCAAATCACTCAAGAGTACTGAATTTCTTCGGAAGATATGTTGGAACAGTGAAAGACAACGGATTGTTTTTTATTAATCCTTTATATTCTTCACAGAAAATGTCACTTCGTTCCGAAAACCTTCAGGGACAGACATTGAAAGTAAACGACAAAATGGGAAATCCTATAGAAATCGCAGTGGTAATGGTTTGGAAAGTAGGAGATACGTACAAAGCCGCTTTTGATGTTGAGCGTTATTCTGATTTTGTAAAAATGCAGAGTGAAGCTGCAGTACGTCATTTGGCGATGAGTTTCCCTTATGATAATCTGGAAGATGATCATGCTCCGATTACTTTAAGAGAAGGTGGTGACAAGATCAATTCGATCTTAGAACAGGAATTGACAGATCGTCTTTCAAAAGCGGGAATTACTATTCAGGAAGCAAGGATTTCACATTTGGCTTACGCTTCGGAAATTGCAGGAGCAATGCTTCAAAGACAACAGGCAACAGCAATTGTAGCGGCAAGAACCAAAATTGTAGAAGGTGCAGTTGGAATGGTAGATTTAGCATTGAAAAAACTTTCCGAAGGGAATATTGTTGAATTGGATGATGAAAGAAAAGCAGCGATGGTAAGTAATTTAATGGTAGTTCTTTGTGGTGAAAAAGCAGCACAGCCCATCTTAAACGCAGGAACTTTGTACAATTAA
- the amaB gene encoding L-piperidine-6-carboxylate dehydrogenase, with translation MSKKVKDFGIEKTLKNLGIKDENKGTSVGGKYFASGKVIESYSPVDGNLIAKIKTSGESDYDKVIETAQRAFQEFRAIPAPKRGEIVRQLGQKLRQYKDDLGKLVSYEMGKSLQEGLGEVQEMIDICDFAVGVSRQLHGYTMHSERPGHRMYEQYHPLGVVGIITAFNFPVAVWAWNTALAWICGNVTIWKPSEKTPLCAIACQNIMNEVIKENNLPEGISSVLVSDHEIGQRLVDDKRVSLVSFTGSTRVGRMVSSKVAERFGKSILELGGNNAIIISKDADIDMSIIGAVFGAVGTAGQRCTSTRRLIIHESVYDEVKNRLAKAYGQLKIGNPLDENMHVGPLIDIDAVNQYEESIKKCKKEGGKFIVEGEVLKGKGYESGCYVKPCIAEVKNSYEIVQHETFAPILYLIKYTTLEEAIEIQNDVPQGLSSAIMTQNLREAELFLSHAGSDCGIANVNIGTSGAEIGGAFGGEKETGGGRESGSDVWKYYMRRQTNTINYTAQLPLAQGIKFDL, from the coding sequence ATGTCTAAAAAAGTAAAGGATTTTGGGATTGAAAAAACGCTCAAAAATCTAGGAATTAAAGATGAAAATAAAGGGACTTCTGTAGGCGGGAAATACTTTGCATCAGGAAAAGTAATAGAAAGCTATTCTCCTGTAGATGGCAATCTGATTGCCAAAATAAAGACTTCCGGCGAATCAGATTATGACAAGGTAATTGAGACGGCTCAAAGAGCTTTTCAGGAATTCAGAGCGATTCCGGCACCTAAAAGAGGGGAAATCGTAAGACAGTTAGGTCAGAAATTAAGGCAATATAAGGATGATTTGGGTAAACTTGTTTCTTATGAAATGGGTAAATCTTTACAGGAAGGTCTTGGCGAAGTTCAGGAAATGATCGATATCTGCGATTTTGCAGTTGGAGTTTCAAGACAACTTCACGGTTATACGATGCATTCCGAAAGACCCGGTCACAGAATGTACGAGCAATATCATCCGCTTGGCGTGGTGGGAATCATCACGGCATTCAACTTTCCGGTAGCAGTTTGGGCTTGGAATACAGCGTTAGCATGGATTTGCGGTAACGTTACCATCTGGAAACCGTCAGAAAAAACGCCACTTTGTGCCATTGCTTGCCAAAATATCATGAATGAAGTGATTAAAGAAAACAATCTTCCTGAAGGAATTTCAAGTGTATTGGTTTCTGATCATGAAATCGGACAAAGATTAGTTGATGACAAAAGGGTTTCTTTAGTTTCTTTCACAGGTTCAACAAGAGTAGGAAGAATGGTTTCTTCTAAAGTTGCTGAAAGATTCGGGAAATCAATCCTTGAATTAGGAGGAAATAATGCAATCATCATTTCTAAAGATGCAGATATCGATATGTCAATTATCGGAGCTGTTTTTGGCGCTGTAGGAACTGCAGGACAAAGATGTACTTCAACAAGAAGATTGATTATTCACGAAAGTGTTTATGATGAAGTAAAAAATAGATTGGCAAAAGCTTACGGCCAATTGAAAATAGGAAATCCATTGGATGAAAACATGCACGTTGGACCACTTATCGATATAGACGCTGTAAATCAGTACGAAGAATCTATCAAAAAATGTAAAAAAGAAGGCGGAAAGTTCATTGTTGAAGGTGAAGTATTAAAAGGAAAAGGATACGAATCAGGTTGTTATGTAAAACCTTGTATCGCTGAAGTTAAGAATTCTTACGAAATCGTTCAGCACGAAACTTTTGCGCCTATTTTATACTTAATTAAATACACTACACTAGAAGAAGCAATTGAGATTCAGAATGATGTTCCTCAGGGATTATCTTCTGCAATCATGACTCAGAATTTGAGAGAAGCAGAATTATTCCTTTCTCACGCAGGTTCAGACTGTGGAATTGCCAACGTAAACATCGGAACTTCAGGTGCAGAAATCGGTGGTGCTTTCGGTGGTGAAAAAGAAACAGGAGGTGGTAGAGAATCCGGCTCAGATGTTTGGAAATACTACATGAGAAGACAAACAAATACAATTAACTATACAGCTCAACTTCCTTTAGCACAAGGAATTAAGTTTGACCTTTAA
- a CDS encoding LolA family protein: MKNIISKIIVSSLVVGTVGFTNAQKIDAKAKKILDDITANYKSKKNSYFKFSFGNGINGQIAKTEPGIYYAAGDKYKLKIMETEQIFDGNKIYNINTEDMEVTVAKPNGTSSMFSPINYLSTYRNDYNVTYEGKKNVSGVNADFIKLTPVKSNGIKYVYLFVDSAKKQMVKLEQHGNNKDVAVIAIKEYKENQNLDSGMFVFDKNKYKNYVITEL, from the coding sequence ATGAAAAATATTATTTCAAAAATTATAGTAAGCAGTTTGGTAGTTGGAACCGTAGGTTTTACAAATGCTCAGAAAATTGATGCAAAAGCAAAAAAAATATTAGACGATATTACTGCAAATTATAAGTCTAAAAAGAATTCTTACTTTAAATTCTCTTTCGGGAACGGAATAAACGGGCAGATCGCCAAAACAGAACCGGGAATTTATTATGCTGCAGGAGATAAATATAAATTGAAGATCATGGAAACAGAACAGATCTTCGATGGAAACAAAATCTATAATATTAATACAGAAGATATGGAGGTAACGGTTGCAAAACCAAACGGAACCAGCTCGATGTTCTCCCCTATCAACTATCTTTCGACCTATAGGAATGATTATAATGTAACGTACGAAGGAAAGAAAAATGTAAGCGGAGTAAACGCTGATTTTATTAAATTAACTCCCGTAAAATCAAACGGAATAAAATATGTTTATCTTTTTGTAGACTCTGCAAAAAAACAAATGGTAAAACTAGAACAGCACGGAAATAATAAAGACGTTGCGGTAATTGCCATTAAAGAATACAAAGAAAATCAGAATCTGGATTCCGGAATGTTTGTTTTTGACAAAAACAAATACAAAAACTACGTTATAACAGAATTGTAG
- a CDS encoding FtsK/SpoIIIE family DNA translocase yields MDKNTQNKQKESAEKGKFLSKQRVFFGLTFILFSVVLTFSFVSYLMNWKADQSQAGTMLDKSIKSSNLFGKLGDWLGNIFIFESIGVASFIIAFLFLVFGTIILKKKTFKPWKTVGHSLFFICWLPIFFGAAFTKGEGGVLSGVYGYQIMDSLNAFIGTVGLWLVLAASILLYFILEFNLRPSSIRSKLNDINENTIGKVKSMMPSSENFEADEELIEEGEQAEETSSKITVTEVIEKPNVKVTQPEPVSVPIGFPEVPVSTDLNTIVTPNHTSFEEEKNDFSNSVNLNLKTKPNIPTSSPEQAFDIKPAASTNTSAQEDIKFNIEIAPVIDILDDADKQSKDLIEKHGLYDHRLDLAKFQMPPVELLKDYGNEEISINKEELEENKNKIVGLLKNFNVGIAEIKATIGPTVTLYEIVPEAGIRVSAIKKLQDDIALNLSALGIRIIAPMPGKGTIGIEVPRKNPTMVSMRSVIASHKFQNTDMDLPVVFGKTISNEVFMADLSKMPHLLMAGATGQGKSVGINAILTSLLYKKHPSELKFVMVDPKKVELSLYSKIERHYLAKLPDSDDAIITDTNKVINTLNSLCVEMDQRYDLLKNAFCKNLKEYNNKFKERKLNPENGHRYLPYIVLVVDEFADLIMTAGKEVELPIARLAQLARAVGIHLIVATQRPSVNVITGMIKANFPARAAFRVISSVDSRTILDSTGADQLIGKGDMLYFNGNEILRLQCAFVDTPEVERLAEFIGEQKGYASAFLLPEYVSEESTSTVGTFDPNEKDALFEDAARIIVSTQQGSTSMLQRQLKLGYNRAGRIMDQLEASGIVGGFNGAKAREVLISDLHSLEQFLEDLRS; encoded by the coding sequence ATGGATAAAAACACACAAAACAAACAAAAGGAATCGGCTGAAAAAGGCAAATTTTTATCTAAGCAACGAGTATTTTTCGGGCTTACCTTTATACTTTTTTCCGTAGTTCTTACCTTTTCATTTGTCTCCTATTTAATGAACTGGAAGGCAGATCAAAGCCAGGCAGGAACAATGCTGGACAAGAGTATAAAATCTTCTAACCTTTTTGGGAAACTTGGCGACTGGCTTGGGAATATTTTTATTTTCGAAAGCATTGGAGTTGCTTCTTTTATAATCGCATTTTTATTTTTGGTTTTCGGGACAATTATTCTGAAGAAGAAAACGTTCAAACCATGGAAAACTGTCGGACATTCGCTATTTTTCATTTGCTGGCTTCCTATTTTCTTCGGAGCTGCGTTTACAAAAGGAGAAGGCGGTGTTTTGAGTGGTGTTTATGGTTACCAGATCATGGATTCTTTAAATGCTTTTATCGGAACAGTGGGTCTTTGGCTTGTTTTGGCAGCTAGTATTCTTTTATATTTTATTCTTGAATTCAATCTTCGTCCGAGCTCAATAAGATCGAAACTTAATGATATTAATGAAAATACCATTGGAAAGGTAAAATCTATGATGCCAAGTTCTGAAAATTTTGAGGCTGATGAAGAATTAATTGAAGAAGGGGAACAAGCTGAAGAAACTTCTTCAAAAATTACGGTAACAGAAGTTATTGAAAAACCAAATGTAAAAGTAACACAACCAGAACCTGTAAGTGTACCGATAGGATTTCCTGAAGTTCCTGTTTCTACAGATCTGAATACAATTGTTACTCCGAATCACACTTCTTTTGAGGAAGAGAAGAATGATTTTTCAAATTCAGTTAATTTAAATCTTAAAACAAAACCAAATATCCCGACTTCAAGTCCGGAACAGGCTTTCGATATCAAACCTGCAGCTTCAACAAATACTTCAGCTCAGGAAGACATCAAATTCAATATTGAAATTGCTCCCGTTATCGATATTCTGGATGATGCCGACAAGCAATCTAAAGATCTCATTGAAAAACACGGACTTTATGATCACAGATTGGATCTGGCGAAATTCCAGATGCCTCCGGTGGAGCTTTTAAAAGATTATGGAAATGAAGAAATTTCTATTAATAAGGAAGAGTTAGAGGAAAATAAAAATAAAATCGTAGGGCTACTGAAAAATTTCAATGTAGGAATTGCCGAAATTAAAGCAACCATCGGTCCAACAGTTACTCTATACGAAATTGTTCCTGAAGCAGGAATCAGAGTATCTGCAATCAAAAAACTGCAAGATGATATTGCTTTGAACCTTTCAGCTTTAGGAATCAGAATTATTGCACCAATGCCCGGAAAAGGAACAATCGGTATTGAAGTTCCAAGAAAAAATCCAACAATGGTTTCTATGCGTTCTGTAATTGCTTCTCATAAATTTCAGAATACAGATATGGATTTGCCTGTTGTTTTTGGGAAGACGATTTCTAATGAAGTTTTTATGGCAGATTTATCCAAAATGCCCCACTTACTGATGGCCGGTGCAACAGGTCAGGGAAAATCGGTTGGTATTAATGCTATTCTTACCTCTTTACTTTATAAAAAGCATCCGAGTGAATTAAAGTTTGTAATGGTAGATCCTAAGAAAGTGGAACTTTCATTATATTCAAAAATCGAAAGACATTATTTGGCAAAACTTCCGGATTCGGATGATGCAATTATCACAGACACCAATAAAGTAATCAATACGCTGAATTCTCTTTGTGTGGAAATGGATCAGAGATATGATTTACTTAAAAATGCATTCTGCAAAAACCTTAAAGAATACAACAACAAATTCAAGGAGAGAAAATTAAATCCTGAAAACGGACACCGTTATTTACCTTATATTGTTTTGGTTGTTGACGAGTTTGCAGATTTAATTATGACAGCCGGAAAAGAAGTTGAATTGCCGATTGCCAGATTGGCACAGCTAGCCAGAGCAGTAGGAATTCACCTGATTGTTGCTACACAAAGACCTTCCGTAAACGTAATTACAGGTATGATTAAAGCTAACTTCCCTGCAAGAGCAGCCTTCAGAGTAATTTCGAGTGTGGATTCTAGAACGATTCTGGATTCTACAGGTGCAGATCAGCTTATTGGTAAAGGAGATATGCTTTATTTTAACGGAAATGAAATTTTAAGACTTCAATGTGCTTTTGTTGATACGCCTGAAGTAGAAAGACTGGCAGAATTTATCGGTGAACAGAAAGGTTACGCTTCGGCATTCCTTCTTCCTGAATATGTGTCTGAGGAATCTACAAGTACAGTAGGAACTTTTGACCCTAATGAAAAAGATGCGTTATTTGAAGATGCGGCAAGAATTATAGTTTCAACTCAACAGGGTTCTACCTCGATGCTTCAAAGACAGTTAAAGTTAGGATACAACAGAGCAGGAAGAATTATGGATCAGTTGGAGGCAAGCGGAATTGTTGGCGGGTTTAACGGTGCAAAGGCAAGAGAGGTTTTAATAAGCGATCTTCATTCTTTGGAACAGTTTTTGGAAGATCTGCGCAGTTAA
- the lat gene encoding L-lysine 6-transaminase, producing the protein MEQTIDIQVNKVKETIGRHVLADGFDFVMDIEKSHGSWLYDKLTNREYLDMFSMFASASIGYNHPYLVEKSAWLGKMAVNKPTLADIYSEEYAHFLEVFERVVIPEELQYAFFIEGGTLGVENAMKACFDWKTRKNFEKGLDVEAGICIHFRQAFHGRSGYTLSLTNTSDPRKYQYFPMFDWPRILNPKLNFPITEENLEETIKNERLALLNIEEAILMNPDKVACIIIEPIQAEGGDNHFRDEFLLGLRKICDQNEILLIFDEVQTGIGITGKMWAFEHFTAKPDIISFGKKAQVCGVLANKEKFDEVPDNVFRESSRINSTFGGNFIDMLRFQLVMEVIEKENLVENARVVGDFLLEGLQNLAQKYPEKLSNARGRGLMCAIDLPTHEHRNHLRDELFNDGLFILSCGDQSLRFRPHLNVTKEEIQLALDKIENNITKI; encoded by the coding sequence ATGGAACAAACAATTGATATACAAGTAAATAAAGTTAAAGAAACAATAGGTAGACACGTTCTTGCGGACGGTTTCGATTTCGTGATGGACATTGAAAAGTCTCACGGATCTTGGCTTTATGACAAGCTTACAAATAGAGAATATTTAGATATGTTTTCGATGTTCGCTTCGGCGTCTATCGGATATAATCACCCTTATTTGGTCGAGAAATCGGCTTGGCTAGGGAAAATGGCTGTCAATAAACCAACATTGGCAGATATTTATTCCGAGGAATATGCTCACTTTTTAGAAGTTTTCGAAAGAGTGGTGATTCCTGAAGAATTGCAGTACGCTTTCTTTATTGAAGGTGGAACTTTAGGAGTTGAAAATGCTATGAAAGCATGTTTCGACTGGAAAACACGTAAAAATTTCGAAAAAGGTCTTGATGTTGAAGCGGGAATTTGTATCCATTTCAGACAGGCATTCCACGGAAGAAGCGGTTATACTTTAAGCTTAACAAATACTTCTGATCCAAGAAAATATCAGTATTTTCCAATGTTCGACTGGCCAAGAATCCTGAATCCTAAATTAAATTTCCCCATCACGGAAGAAAATTTAGAAGAAACAATTAAAAACGAAAGACTGGCTTTATTAAATATTGAAGAAGCAATTTTAATGAATCCTGATAAAGTGGCTTGCATTATTATTGAGCCGATTCAGGCTGAAGGTGGTGACAACCATTTCAGGGACGAATTTTTATTAGGATTGAGAAAAATTTGCGACCAAAACGAAATTCTTTTGATTTTTGATGAAGTGCAGACAGGTATCGGAATCACAGGAAAAATGTGGGCTTTTGAACACTTTACAGCAAAACCGGACATCATTTCTTTTGGTAAAAAAGCACAGGTTTGCGGAGTTCTGGCGAATAAAGAGAAATTCGATGAAGTTCCAGACAACGTTTTCAGAGAAAGCTCAAGAATCAATTCTACTTTTGGAGGTAATTTTATAGATATGCTTCGTTTCCAATTGGTAATGGAGGTTATTGAAAAAGAAAATCTTGTAGAAAACGCAAGAGTTGTAGGAGATTTTTTATTGGAAGGTTTACAAAATCTGGCTCAGAAATACCCTGAAAAATTGTCAAATGCTAGAGGAAGAGGATTAATGTGTGCCATTGATCTGCCAACTCATGAACATAGAAATCATTTAAGAGATGAGCTTTTCAACGACGGTTTATTCATTTTATCGTGTGGAGATCAGTCACTTCGCTTCAGACCTCATTTGAATGTGACGAAGGAAGAAATTCAACTTGCTTTGGATAAAATTGAAAATAATATTACTAAAATTTAA
- a CDS encoding DUF2007 domain-containing protein has translation MERSTRVSVFESDKSAEIQLIKSKLDEAQIKNSVENNYLTFTTTPTATSLKVMVKLEDEKKAFEIIDAYLQQNEN, from the coding sequence ATGGAAAGAAGTACAAGAGTATCAGTTTTTGAAAGTGACAAATCAGCAGAGATCCAGCTAATTAAGTCAAAGTTGGACGAAGCACAGATTAAAAATTCAGTTGAAAATAATTACCTTACATTTACAACAACGCCTACGGCAACATCGTTGAAAGTAATGGTGAAACTAGAAGATGAGAAAAAAGCATTCGAGATTATCGACGCTTATCTTCAGCAAAATGAAAATTAA